A genome region from Flammeovirga agarivorans includes the following:
- a CDS encoding triple tyrosine motif-containing protein: MMLLRFKILLTFFLLLSQFGFTQETIELFTSTKITNYSKSDYNAESQNWNITQSDDGLIYTANTLGLLEFDGESWNLFPTSEPLRCLLIHEDKIFAGGMNTIGVFEKKNGVFKFKSLMPEKSFHDEIWKAIQIGNKIVFQSFNTFYIYDLDTKDLTRKSLTEGNISFAFKSKTETTFYYQVLYNHINITKDLIEVDNITHPALNHWMVKFIHEVEKGLLIGTYKNGLFLWDGKDFIPYENKISIFLREARLNVALPIDDKGGFAFGTLDKGIIIGNINTGVIDYYINSKNGLPSNRVHALHYYDGLLWVGSEEGVTNVNLKYPVRFINDPLAEIGPVYDVVIHKGTLYIGTNQGLYFSSDSINAPILKLQLFPYSKGQVWNLFVADNQLFCGHNEGIFEVGETFKKVYNTGGGYTFLKSRLHQDIMFQTSYYGLNIWKKRHDQWEYSHTIKKINSLTRDIIELNDGTLLLTDSWKNIYKIKLSKDLSSLKFIENLSTQKSLANSYKYRLFDLGDNKLLTTNDTIVTFKNNLPANIDLKGLTFISHPIDDVSVMKIEGQLMLYDAKEEHFIHVRKSIAELGNNQIYNYENIINIKDNFLITFTQGAGLFSTPAIENYNFKQYQPDIRKVTFWYHRNQEQLSNIVDKIPFDYNSVEFQFSSKNYYEKSNYAVRLIGYDSNWVEIGERNEIAYQNLPYGKFTFEVKDTASNKISHYKFEIDRPFYFSNLMLTVYVLAFLLSVWSLHKYYRLMLRKEKMALLLKKREDLNSQRDLNEKRIAILQANELQKELKDKNESLSELLVQSSKNKDVIQQLKHQVDNAKHFDSVNKSQVIRKLDHILTTEFDDKKDWLTFESTFRKMHQNFFSDLKNTHPALTKEDLKLCAYIRINLSTKELAPIFNITPKSVDLKRYRLRKKMNLEKGTNLYDYINQF, translated from the coding sequence ATGATGCTACTAAGATTTAAAATACTTCTCACCTTTTTTTTACTTCTATCTCAATTTGGTTTTACACAAGAAACCATAGAGTTATTTACATCAACAAAAATCACCAATTATAGCAAATCAGATTATAATGCTGAAAGCCAAAATTGGAATATCACACAATCTGATGATGGTCTGATTTATACTGCCAATACTTTAGGTTTATTAGAATTTGATGGTGAAAGTTGGAATCTTTTTCCCACTAGTGAACCATTAAGGTGTTTATTGATTCACGAAGATAAAATCTTTGCAGGAGGGATGAATACTATAGGTGTATTTGAAAAGAAAAATGGAGTTTTCAAATTCAAGTCATTGATGCCTGAAAAATCTTTTCATGATGAAATATGGAAAGCCATTCAGATCGGTAACAAGATTGTTTTTCAATCCTTTAATACATTCTATATCTACGACCTCGACACAAAAGATCTTACCCGTAAAAGTCTTACCGAAGGTAATATTTCCTTTGCTTTCAAGTCAAAAACAGAAACTACGTTCTATTATCAGGTACTTTATAATCATATTAATATTACAAAGGATTTGATAGAAGTGGATAATATAACTCATCCAGCACTTAACCATTGGATGGTGAAATTTATTCATGAAGTAGAGAAAGGACTATTGATTGGAACGTATAAAAATGGTTTATTTCTATGGGATGGTAAAGACTTTATCCCTTACGAAAATAAGATTTCAATCTTTCTAAGAGAAGCAAGATTAAACGTTGCTCTACCTATTGATGATAAAGGCGGTTTTGCTTTCGGAACATTGGATAAGGGGATTATTATTGGAAATATCAATACAGGAGTGATAGATTATTATATCAATTCCAAGAATGGGTTACCTAGCAACAGAGTTCATGCATTGCATTATTACGATGGATTACTTTGGGTGGGTAGTGAAGAAGGTGTTACCAATGTAAACTTAAAATATCCGGTCCGTTTTATTAATGATCCCTTAGCGGAAATAGGGCCGGTTTATGATGTGGTAATTCATAAAGGAACATTATACATAGGCACAAACCAAGGACTTTATTTTAGCTCAGACTCTATTAATGCTCCCATTCTTAAACTACAACTTTTTCCTTATTCAAAAGGGCAAGTTTGGAACTTGTTTGTTGCAGATAATCAATTGTTTTGTGGACATAATGAAGGGATTTTTGAAGTGGGAGAGACCTTCAAAAAAGTATATAATACTGGAGGAGGTTATACCTTCTTGAAAAGTCGATTACATCAAGATATTATGTTTCAAACCTCGTATTATGGTTTGAATATCTGGAAAAAGAGACATGATCAGTGGGAATACAGTCATACCATAAAAAAGATCAATTCATTGACCAGAGATATTATTGAACTCAATGATGGTACGCTCTTACTGACAGATTCTTGGAAAAATATCTATAAAATAAAACTATCAAAAGACCTGAGTTCGCTCAAATTTATTGAAAACCTTTCTACACAAAAATCATTGGCTAATAGTTATAAGTACAGGCTTTTTGATTTAGGAGATAACAAACTCTTAACCACTAATGACACCATTGTCACTTTTAAAAATAACTTACCTGCCAATATAGATTTAAAAGGCTTGACTTTCATTTCTCATCCTATTGATGATGTTTCCGTAATGAAAATAGAAGGACAATTGATGCTTTATGATGCCAAAGAAGAACATTTTATTCATGTACGAAAATCAATTGCAGAACTAGGTAATAATCAAATCTACAATTACGAAAATATCATTAATATCAAGGATAATTTCTTGATCACTTTTACCCAAGGGGCAGGTTTATTCTCAACGCCAGCCATCGAAAACTATAATTTTAAACAGTATCAACCTGACATTAGAAAAGTCACCTTTTGGTACCATAGAAATCAAGAACAACTCAGTAATATTGTAGATAAAATACCTTTTGATTACAACTCAGTTGAATTCCAATTTAGCTCCAAGAATTACTATGAAAAATCGAATTATGCTGTTCGTCTGATAGGCTATGACAGTAATTGGGTGGAGATAGGAGAAAGGAACGAAATCGCTTACCAAAACCTTCCTTATGGTAAGTTCACCTTTGAAGTAAAAGACACTGCTTCTAATAAAATCTCCCATTATAAGTTCGAAATAGATAGACCATTCTATTTTTCCAACTTAATGCTAACAGTATATGTTTTAGCATTTTTATTATCTGTATGGAGTCTCCATAAGTATTATCGTTTAATGTTGAGAAAAGAAAAAATGGCTCTTCTTTTGAAAAAGAGAGAAGATCTTAACTCTCAAAGAGATCTCAACGAAAAAAGAATTGCTATCCTTCAAGCCAATGAACTTCAAAAAGAACTGAAAGATAAGAACGAAAGTTTATCAGAGTTGCTCGTTCAAAGCTCTAAAAACAAAGACGTTATCCAACAACTAAAGCATCAAGTAGATAACGCCAAGCATTTTGACTCGGTCAATAAGAGTCAAGTAATTCGCAAACTTGATCATATCCTTACCACTGAGTTTGATGATAAAAAAGACTGGCTTACTTTCGAGTCCACTTTTAGAAAAATGCATCAAAACTTCTTTTCTGACTTAAAAAATACGCACCCTGCACTTACGAAGGAAGATCTGAAATTATGTGCCTATATCAGAATCAATCTTTCAACAAAAGAACTTGCACCTATTTTTAATATTACCCCAAAAAGTGTTGATTTGAAGAGGTATAGGTTAAGAAAGAAAATGAACTTAGAAAAAGGGACGAATTTGTATGATTATATAAATCAGTTTTAA
- a CDS encoding uracil-DNA glycosylase family protein, with translation MDSAQLLLEEIINSDICKGCSPPDAKPLLNFSSKSKILIIGQAPGIKAIESGIPWNDASGRRLREWMEISDEDFYDKEKVAIVPMDFCFPGKGKSGDLPPRPICAKQWMGKIMKELQNIELTLLIGQYAQKYFLAERRQDTLTSTVRNWKSYYPQYFVMPHPSPRNNIWLKKNDWFEIELLPVLKSEVKRICK, from the coding sequence ATGGACTCTGCCCAACTTTTATTAGAAGAGATCATTAACTCAGATATATGTAAAGGTTGTTCCCCTCCAGATGCTAAACCTCTATTAAATTTTTCATCAAAGTCTAAGATATTAATTATTGGACAAGCTCCTGGAATTAAAGCCATAGAATCGGGTATTCCATGGAATGATGCAAGTGGAAGAAGACTTAGAGAATGGATGGAAATTTCTGATGAGGATTTTTACGATAAAGAGAAAGTGGCAATTGTTCCAATGGATTTTTGTTTTCCCGGAAAAGGAAAATCCGGTGATCTGCCCCCACGACCTATTTGTGCTAAACAATGGATGGGGAAGATCATGAAAGAATTACAAAATATTGAACTGACACTTTTAATTGGCCAATATGCCCAAAAGTATTTCTTAGCTGAGCGAAGACAAGATACCTTGACATCAACTGTCAGAAATTGGAAAAGTTACTATCCACAGTATTTCGTTATGCCACACCCCTCTCCCAGAAATAATATATGGCTTAAGAAGAACGACTGGTTTGAAATAGAATTACTTCCTGTATTAAAAAGTGAAGTGAAAAGAATATGTAAATGA
- a CDS encoding nuclear transport factor 2 family protein, whose protein sequence is MTIQEIANRLVELCRKGDFETAHAELFADDCVSIEPDGAPVKEVRGKEGLAAKGKQFMEMMEPHSYEISDPVVADDYFSCSVMMDATFKPTGQRSQSSEIALYEVKNGKIVREEFFYIPNQG, encoded by the coding sequence ATGACTATTCAAGAAATTGCTAACCGCTTGGTAGAACTTTGTAGAAAAGGCGACTTCGAAACGGCTCATGCTGAGCTATTTGCTGATGACTGTGTAAGTATCGAACCCGATGGTGCTCCCGTAAAAGAAGTAAGAGGAAAAGAAGGCCTCGCAGCAAAAGGAAAACAATTTATGGAGATGATGGAACCTCACAGTTATGAAATATCTGATCCTGTAGTTGCCGATGATTACTTCTCTTGTTCAGTAATGATGGATGCTACATTTAAGCCTACGGGTCAACGCTCTCAAAGTAGCGAAATCGCATTATATGAAGTAAAAAATGGAAAGATTGTCCGAGAGGAATTCTTCTATATCCCCAATCAAGGATAA
- a CDS encoding winged helix-turn-helix transcriptional regulator, with translation MRSECPISFALDFFGDKWTLLIIRDMIFDQKRFYKDFQNSGEKIATNILSDRLKKLEQNGVIRSEVYALKKTQKEYFLTEKGKSLLPVLLDMMVWSFDYNNELNVTAEFIQKVKNSREEVIQYFEEKLSE, from the coding sequence ATGAGGTCTGAATGTCCTATAAGTTTTGCGTTAGATTTTTTTGGTGATAAATGGACTTTATTGATCATTAGAGATATGATTTTTGATCAAAAAAGATTCTATAAAGACTTTCAAAATTCAGGTGAGAAAATCGCTACCAATATTCTTTCTGATCGATTAAAGAAGTTGGAACAAAATGGTGTGATCCGCTCTGAAGTTTATGCACTGAAGAAAACCCAGAAAGAATATTTTCTAACGGAAAAAGGAAAAAGCCTGCTGCCCGTTCTATTAGATATGATGGTTTGGTCTTTTGACTACAATAATGAGTTAAATGTTACAGCAGAGTTTATTCAAAAAGTAAAAAATAGTCGCGAGGAAGTAATTCAATATTTTGAAGAAAAATTAAGTGAATAA
- a CDS encoding nuclear transport factor 2 family protein, which translates to METLQINLDHLKKEHWSNVELENATIVVDFIQNIMNNHDFDYVRKTYGGNPYKQHNQSMTDGLDGVLDVVSDFAKQYPDYQYDVKHIYVDGDHVTVHSHATNNKKHRGNPKKGLNIIDVWKVQNGKIVEHWDAVQPINGFLRFLFWMIGGKFRNANTYF; encoded by the coding sequence ATGGAAACTCTTCAAATCAACTTAGATCACTTAAAAAAAGAGCATTGGTCCAACGTAGAACTTGAAAATGCTACTATTGTCGTTGACTTTATTCAGAACATCATGAATAACCATGACTTTGACTATGTCAGAAAAACCTATGGGGGTAACCCGTATAAACAACACAACCAAAGTATGACAGATGGACTAGACGGTGTATTGGATGTTGTCTCAGATTTTGCTAAGCAATATCCAGATTATCAATACGACGTTAAGCATATCTATGTAGATGGTGATCATGTTACGGTTCATTCTCATGCTACCAACAACAAAAAACATAGAGGAAACCCCAAAAAAGGGTTAAATATCATTGATGTGTGGAAAGTTCAAAATGGGAAAATTGTAGAACATTGGGATGCTGTTCAGCCCATCAACGGGTTCCTCCGTTTTCTCTTTTGGATGATTGGAGGAAAGTTCAGAAATGCCAATACTTATTTTTAA
- a CDS encoding TonB-dependent receptor plug domain-containing protein, whose protein sequence is MNLKSFYNSSLFFMILFGGPLSAQTINDSIASISTTEPTNIVVGYHLNQQQLGTLGGPVGALVMTPGAQLNGKSQLSFRGLSPRYNAVYLDGILAPSTETSTKAFSFKMIPSSAISEMDIYTTGAAGISGEFGGAAIAMHSKNKVSKNFNTFSVKLGYLPQTTGQDFYQPINYGGAADFFGFGVDKRNFSNDIASPDQLQNMSRNESAAQAAQLENVWGINKTTALPNMGMSYYMGRDLGGSRVKVSTVNGFSFDKSSKTAYSDRYGYSGYETDASGTVVGSRTKYYNNDHIYQQNTQLNMVSNWNFEFNPKSTISVSNYFLHHANNMFSLRHGLEYDDQYERLMYATDYITSSVYMGRINGQHLLGVDEKTSVTWALGYSHTTRNEPDYRVSGAQRLIGTTGDFYLLIPRSSKADAGSRYASQLKENTYSARTDFARKLTNEITFKAGLYAEYSERGFDSRLTSFAQDDNTAYELRYPSASEIGSIFSPENFGPNGYYLIDGTRPSDSYYANSKLMAEYIGVELPISRSTFMSTGVRIETFDQTLNSDTVQVNNNSTDILPYINITQKDHWGGAWTASYAKTINRPAFRELAPFTYYDFEWRTDISGNPDLENTEIHNFEIGYSKSFQSGMRFSASAFYKYLDNPIEKAYRIRSESPMFTYENSESAQVYGVVVQWVTPLSTNKHHWLNDFTLMTNASYVYSQVALSEESQEASSTRVLQGQAPYTVNMALSYTWKKQVFSLMYYTQGMSLYTVGDGQETYPWYLMPVHHLGFKLKRNVTDKLDFSFTAQNLLNAKATFYEDANMDGQINPGNGADKLIREVEVGPSFTFGLSVKF, encoded by the coding sequence ATGAACTTGAAGAGTTTTTATAATAGCTCATTGTTCTTTATGATATTGTTTGGGGGGCCTTTATCTGCTCAAACTATAAATGATTCAATAGCATCCATTTCAACTACAGAACCTACCAATATTGTGGTTGGCTACCATCTAAATCAACAACAATTAGGTACTTTGGGAGGTCCTGTTGGTGCCTTAGTGATGACTCCTGGAGCTCAATTAAATGGTAAGTCTCAACTTTCTTTTAGGGGACTATCTCCAAGGTATAATGCGGTCTATCTTGATGGAATACTAGCACCTAGTACTGAAACAAGTACCAAAGCATTTTCTTTCAAAATGATTCCATCCTCTGCAATATCAGAAATGGATATTTATACTACTGGAGCAGCTGGTATTAGTGGAGAGTTTGGTGGAGCTGCAATAGCGATGCATTCAAAAAATAAAGTCTCTAAAAACTTCAACACATTTTCAGTAAAATTAGGGTATCTACCTCAAACAACGGGACAAGATTTCTATCAACCGATAAATTATGGAGGTGCAGCGGATTTTTTTGGGTTTGGTGTAGACAAAAGAAACTTTTCAAATGATATAGCCTCTCCAGATCAATTGCAAAATATGAGTAGAAATGAATCTGCTGCTCAAGCTGCTCAATTGGAAAATGTTTGGGGAATAAACAAAACAACAGCATTGCCTAATATGGGAATGTCCTATTATATGGGTAGAGATCTCGGAGGCAGTAGAGTGAAAGTATCTACAGTCAATGGATTTTCCTTCGATAAATCATCTAAAACGGCTTATTCCGATCGATATGGTTATTCTGGTTATGAAACGGATGCATCAGGTACTGTTGTTGGAAGTAGAACAAAATATTATAATAACGACCATATTTATCAACAGAATACACAACTAAATATGGTTTCTAATTGGAACTTTGAATTTAACCCTAAATCAACGATTTCTGTATCCAATTACTTTTTACATCATGCAAACAATATGTTTTCTCTAAGACATGGGTTAGAATATGATGATCAATATGAAAGGTTAATGTATGCTACGGATTATATTACAAGTTCTGTTTATATGGGTAGAATCAATGGTCAACACTTACTTGGTGTGGATGAAAAGACCTCAGTAACATGGGCTTTAGGATATTCCCATACCACTAGAAATGAACCAGATTACCGAGTATCTGGAGCACAACGATTAATTGGAACTACCGGAGATTTTTATTTATTAATTCCTCGTTCATCGAAAGCAGATGCAGGTTCTCGTTATGCTTCACAACTAAAAGAAAACACATATTCGGCAAGAACAGATTTTGCAAGAAAGTTAACCAATGAAATCACATTTAAGGCAGGGCTATATGCAGAATATTCCGAAAGAGGTTTTGATAGTAGATTGACATCTTTTGCTCAAGACGATAACACTGCATACGAGTTACGTTATCCTTCAGCTAGTGAGATTGGCAGTATCTTTTCTCCAGAGAACTTTGGTCCAAATGGATATTATTTGATTGATGGTACTCGTCCCTCTGATTCATACTATGCAAATAGTAAGCTTATGGCAGAGTACATTGGTGTTGAATTACCAATTTCTAGATCAACTTTTATGTCTACAGGAGTAAGAATAGAAACTTTTGATCAGACTCTAAATAGTGATACCGTTCAAGTAAATAATAATTCAACAGATATTCTTCCTTATATAAATATCACACAAAAAGACCATTGGGGAGGAGCTTGGACTGCATCTTATGCCAAGACCATAAATCGTCCTGCTTTTAGAGAACTTGCACCTTTTACCTATTATGATTTTGAGTGGCGAACAGATATCTCTGGAAATCCTGATTTAGAGAATACGGAGATACATAATTTTGAAATTGGGTACTCCAAATCTTTTCAATCAGGGATGAGGTTTTCAGCCTCTGCATTTTACAAATACCTTGATAACCCGATTGAAAAGGCCTATCGTATACGTTCTGAAAGCCCAATGTTTACTTATGAGAATTCAGAATCTGCTCAGGTTTATGGTGTGGTAGTGCAATGGGTCACACCATTAAGTACCAATAAACATCATTGGCTTAACGATTTTACATTAATGACCAATGCTTCGTATGTATACTCACAAGTAGCATTATCTGAAGAATCTCAAGAAGCTTCATCCACCAGAGTATTGCAAGGGCAGGCTCCCTATACAGTAAACATGGCACTTAGCTATACCTGGAAAAAACAAGTTTTCAGTCTAATGTATTATACACAAGGCATGAGTCTGTATACGGTTGGGGACGGACAAGAAACATACCCTTGGTATTTGATGCCTGTGCACCATTTAGGATTCAAACTAAAAAGAAATGTAACGGATAAGTTAGACTTTTCTTTTACCGCTCAGAACTTATTAAATGCGAAAGCGACTTTCTATGAAGATGCCAATATGGATGGGCAGATAAATCCTGGAAATGGTGCAGATAAACTAATTAGAGAAGTAGAAGTTGGACCTTCGTTTACATTTGGTCTTAGTGTGAAATTCTAA